One genomic segment of Erythrolamprus reginae isolate rEryReg1 chromosome 2, rEryReg1.hap1, whole genome shotgun sequence includes these proteins:
- the LOC139160237 gene encoding uncharacterized protein has product MEKEEEIQNPDSQSTGEGTVRNETGSEVTVAGDKVASAAVTVATAAVAAVKTIVGIQSQLFSRLATRRTFLPSHRRDLLELEQMVENAAAVRLRAVVETSIDSLRAMMCSCLFQSPAVLAGLIDELYIMERAFWVQPGRSEWWEKVVLPHWDDQLWQENFRMSRQTFTELCDRLRPVLERQTTNMRAPITVEKQLAIAIWKLATPDSYRSVAECFGVGRSTVSRIVMEVCQALYDVYHHVVLLTRPREVIKGFSDKGFPHCIGAIDATHIPIIAPAHRAMEYINSRGYYSMVLQALVDHEGKFIDVYAGRSGKVHDARIFRSSPIFRAMNQGTFGPTTTMDIEGEQVKPVILGDLAYPLLPWLMTPYSGQLDSRKQLFNATLGHCRTVVDYAFERLRGRWRCLLSRLDVRERYAPRVIVACCILHNICESKGEPLQEGWEEVVRSVSRSYQQPERQLMYMSNPHARETRDLFSTYLERREQEK; this is encoded by the exons atggagaaggaggaagaaatacaaaatccagattCCCAAAGCACGGGAGAAGGGACAGTGAGAAACGAGACCGGCTCAG AAGTTACTGTTGCCGGTGACAAAGTGGCCTCTGCAGCCGTCACAGTAGCCACCGCTGCTGTCGCTGCGGTCAAGACCATTGTCGGGATCCAGTCACAACTTTTCAGCCGTTTGGCCACCCGCCGGACCTTCCTGCCCAGCCACCGCCGCGACCTCCTGGAGCTGGAGCAGATGGTGGAAAACGCAGCCGCTGTGCGCCTCCGTGCGGTGGTGGAAACCAGCATCGACTCTTTGCGCGCCATGATGTGTTCGTGCCTCTTCCAGTCCCCGGCGGTTCTTGCTGGGCTGATCGACGAACTCTACATCATGGAGCGAGCCTTCTGGGTGCAGCCGGGCCGCTCCGAGTGGTGGGAAAAAGTGGTGCTGCCTCATtgggatgaccaactttggcaaGAAAACTTCAGGATGAGTCGGCAGACTTTCACGGAGCTGTGTGACAGGTTGAGGCCGGTTCTGGAGCGTCAGACAACCAACATGCGGGCTCCCATTACCGTTGAGAAACAGTTGGCCATAGCCATATGGAAGCTGGCCACCCCGGATAGCTACCGCTCGGTAGCAGAGTGTTTTGGCGTCGGGCGCTCCACCGTCTCCAGGATAGTCATGGAAGTTTGCCAAGCTCTTTATGACGTCTATCACCATGTGGTCCTTCTGACCAGGCCGCGCGAGGTGATAAAAGGCTTTTCGGACAAAGGTTTCCCACATTGCATTGGGGCGATCGACGCAACTCACATCCCTATCATTGCTCCGGCCCACCGAGCCATGGAATACATCAACAGCCGAGGGTATTACTCGATGGTCCTGCAGGCCCTGGTGGACCATGAAGGCAAATTCATCGACGTGTATGCTGGGCGATCTGGGAAAGTCcacgatgccaggatctttcgcAGCTCTCCTATCTTCCGGGCCATGAATCAAGGCACTTTCGGTCCTACCACTACCATGGACATTGAGGGAGAGCAAGTAAAGCCGGTAATCTTAGGAGACCTTGCTTACCCTCTTCTGCCATGGCTAATGACGCCTTACAGCGGACAGTTGGACTCCCGAAAACAGCTCTTCAACGCCACGCTTGGCCACTGCCGGACGGTGGTGGACTATGCCTTTGAGCGGCTCAGGGGCCGCTGGAGGTGCCTCCTCTCCCGCCTCGATGTGCGAGAACGCTACGCCCCGCGGGTCATTGTCgcctgctgcattttgcacaacatCTGCGAGAGCAAAGGGGAACCTCTTCAGGAAGGGTGGGAAGAGGTGGTGAGGTCCGTCTCAAGATCTTACCAGCAGCCAGAAAGACAGCTGATGTACATGTCCAACCCGCATGCCCGGGAGACCAGGGATCTTTTTAGCACATACCTGGAAAGGAGAGAACAGGAAAAGTAG
- the LOC139160282 gene encoding histone H2A-like, with translation MSGRGKTGGKARAKAKSRSSRAGLQFPVGRVHRLLRKGNYAERIGGGAPVYLAAVLEYLSAEILELAGNAARDNKKSRIIPRHLQLAVRNDEELNKLLGGVTIAQGGVLPNIHAVLLPKKTEILHSASSSKPTTSVSKSTKAPKVAAKPTTAPVAVQ, from the coding sequence ATGTCTGGCCGAGGCAAAACTGGTGGCAAGGCTCGAGCGAAGGCGAAGTCCCGCTCTTCCAGAGCCGGGTTGCAGTTTCCTGTGGGTCGAGTTCACCGGCTTCTACGCAAAGGCAATTACGCCGAGCGGATTGGAGGCGGCGCCCCCGTCTATTTGGCTGCGGTGCTGGAGTACTTGAGCGCTGAAATTTTAGAGCTCGCTGGGAATGCCGCGAGGGACAACAAGAAGAGTCGGATCATCCCACGACACTTGCAGTTGGCGGTGCGCAACGACGAGGAATTAAATAAGTTGCTGGGGGGAGTTACGATCGCCCAGGGTGGAGTCTTGCCAAATATCCATGCGGTTTTACTGCCGAAGAAAACGGAAATTCTACATAGCGCTAGTAGCAGCAAGCCAACCACAAGCGTGAGCAAGTCTACTAAGGCGCCCAAAGTCGCGGCCAAACCGACCACCGCTCCTGTGGCTGTTCAGTGA